Sequence from the Armatimonadota bacterium genome:
AGTTCGTGTTCGCCCAACTGGCGCGCCGTGTCCGGCTCCAGATCGTAGTCCTGGAAAGCTCGCGCGATCTCGAGCCACGCGGGGTCCGACTCGGCACCCGGCACCAGAAAGCCCCAGCGTTCCCAGCCGTCCAGCGCGGCCTCTTCGCTGAGCTGGTACATGCCATACCACGAGCACACTTTCACGAACCGGCGGAACAGGTAGCCGCTCAGCGGGTGCCCAAGTTGCATTGATGTGAGCGCGAAGGCCGCGTGCCGTGCGTTCATCGGGTTGAACTGTTCTGTCTGGATCGCGACGTGAGGATACGCTTCGAGGATCTCCCTCTGCAGCGCCATCACGCCCTGGATCGCGGTCTCACCGTCCACCAGGAAGGCCCCGGTAGGTGTGTGGCTCTCGTCCAGGTAAATAACGTCCGCACCCGAGTCCACCACGTCGCGCATCTGGGCGATCAAGTGCTCTCGCCAGGGCTTGTGGGCAGTCGAACAGTAGGCGAAGTTCACCTGCCCGTAGGCGTTGCGGAACTTCGGTCCCCAGTACAGCGGCTCGCCCAGTTCGCTCCACCCCGTCTGCTTCAGGCCCGGGCGGAACCGCTCAATGAGGTCCTTGAAGCGCACGTCTATGCCGGTGGTGTTGAAATGCACTGAGACGTGGAACCCCAACTCGCGGGCGCGGCGGATGAACTTACGCGCTTCCTCGGTGGGTGTATAATCGGGATATCCCATGTCGAATCCGAACTCAGGAATCGGCCGGTACTCCGAGATCTTCCCCAGGAGGGTCTTGCGCGGGTCGAGCTGCGTCGCGATGCGCTCGAGCTTGGCGATCCCCTCGCCTTGCACCCACTCGCGCGGGTCCACATACGTCTGGGCGCGGATGTCGCGCACCCACGACGGCTGCTTGCGCTCCAGCGGCACCATCCCAAGCCCGCTTTCCATCCAGTCGACGTAGGGATCCACTGCCGCCTGCCAGCGCCCGGAGTAGGCCCGTATGCGGATCTCGAACATCGTCGGTGCGCGCGTGGGTCGGGGGAAACCGCGGATGAAAGTGAGATCCGCGGTGTCGCCGCGCCCACGTGCGATCAGGTTGGCCGGACCGACCTCGAGGCACCGGCCCTCGATGAAGAAGCCTCCGCCCGGACCCTCAAAGAGGGCCGTCAGCGGCTGCACGTACTCGGGGAAGTACTCATCGTGGGTGGGGTCCACAGGGGGCTGTTGCCAGGGCGCCTGCCGCACCAGACCCACGCCGAAGTTGGTGACCGTCACCAGCTTCATGTCCCGGATATCGCAACCAGACAGGGGAAACCGGAACTGCCCCACGGGATGCCGGCTGCGCCCGCTGGCGCGGAGAATGATGTCTCCGGAAGGATCAGCAAGCCAGCGCAGCAACCACGCCGAGCCGTCCGGGAACTCGTGTCGGGTGACGATCTCGCCGGTGCTCACGCGCTGCTGGGTGCGGGCCTCCGCCAGGTTGAGCGCTGCCGGGCCGAAGAGGGCCACGGCTTCCGGACCCGCATCCGGTTCCCGGGCAATCAGCATCTGCCCCGTCATCCGGTTCACGATACTCACAGGCAGCCCCCGCTCCAGGACCAATTCGAGCGCGGTCGTGGTCAGGGCCGCAGTACCGCCTGCCGGTTCCGCGGCGAGCGATATACCGGAAGACTGCCGGGCAGCAGCCGCAAAGCACATGAGCAGGAAGATACGACCGAGCACAGTCACCGACCTCCGATGCGCGCATGTCGAGGCACAACTCATTGGATTCGCCGGACCGCTCACGCTCACCTTGGCGTAGGAGTCCGTACCGAAGTCTACTGCTGGGGCGTGAATCTTGCTGAGAACGCAGGGAGCTACCCTTTGCACGGATAACGGTAGGTTACCACCAAGACCAATCTCCGAGGAGGTAGCTCAATGAGCACAATATCGATCGCGCTGTTGGATGTCAACGCGTACGAGCGGTCGGAGCGCTTCAATGGAATGGGCCGGAACCGGTACATCAATGGCCTGCCGGCTGTCCGGATTTCGGGGGACAGTGCGCGCCCGCGGGCACCCGAGCAGTATGAGGGGTCGCATGACACATCCATTTACCCGCAACAGCGCGTCCGCACTACGGCCATCATCGCCCGCCGTCGCGCCCCAATACGCAGCCGCAGTAGGTCTGCCGGTACAGCCCCAGGTCCCGACTGAGCTCCACGGTGCGCTGGAAGCCGCCCTGCTTCTTGAAGTCTTCGGCGAGGAAGGGCACTCCGAATGCCTGTGCCAATTCTTCCGCAATCGGGTGAACGCGGCTTGCCGGCTTGTGCGGGCTGACGGTGAGGGTCGTGGCAAAGCGGTCGAAGCCCAATCGGGCGGCCACCCCAGCGACGGTTTCAAGGCGGCAGCGGAAGCAGACGTCGCAACGCAGGCCACCCTCCGGTTCGCTCTCCAGCCCGCGCACGCGATCCAGCCACTCATCCGCGCCGCCGAGCATCTCGATCATGGGCACGGTCATTTCGCGAGCCACAATCCGTGCGCTGTCCAGCCTTCGGTCATGCTCTTCCCGTGGCTGAATGTTGGGGTTGTACCATAAAGCGGTAACCCGAAAACGCGGCACCAGGCGCTCCAGCACCGAGGTGGCGCAGGGGCCGCAGCAGACATGGAGCAGGAGGGAGGGTTTGCGATCCGCCACGCGCCACCTCTTAGAAGTCGAATGCGGCGACCTGTGTCAGGCGCTCGAAGTCCTGGACGACGGCGATTTGCCCGGGGTTCGGATCCACAATCGGTCGGCGGCTGCGCACGAAGTTGATGGCCTCGCGGGAAGACATACCCTGGGTGATGAGGTAGCAGGCGACGGTCATCGGCGCGCGGCCGATCCCATGTTTGCAGTGGACCACGATGCCCTTGCCCAGGGAGACCGCAGTGTGGATAAAGCGGGCAGCGATCACCAGCTGGTCGGTGGAAGGCATATACCAGTCATCTGCGGGAAGCCACAGCTCGCCCTCGGGCATGAGGTCGCCGAAGTCATCCCGGGTTTCGGCCTGCAGGCTGAGGTCCAGGCGCACGCCCTCCCGGTACAGGCGTCGCCAGTCGGCAGGAGACAGAGCCCCGCCGCACCAGATATGTTCGTTGATACGGGAATGTTCCATGAGGTCGATACCTTGTAACCGAAGCCCGGGACAGTGCCGGGCGGGCTAAGTGTCCGAGTCAGTGCAGTCAAGCAGGTTCAGAGAACCCGCCCAGCCTCGTCGATGCGCTCCACGGAATCGCGGCCCTCATAGGCAGCGGCGCGGATCCAGGTGGAAATCGTCTGGCCGGGCTTCAGCACCAGTTGTGTGCCGGCTTCGATTGCGTTGGTCAGGATCGCCGGGATACTGCTGAACGGCTCTACGGCCATGACGTAACAGCGCCCCCAGAAAGGCCACCCCATCTCGCCGCCGAGATTCTGCCAGCACCACAGGTGCCGGAAGACCGATGTGTCGAAACTCAGGCCGATGCCCACCAGCCTGTTGCGGTTGGTGATCGCGTACCAACCCTCCTCGAGGTCAGTGAGATAGGTCATCTCGCTAACCCGCTCTGTGGCAGGTCGCATGCGACTGATATCCCAGGTGCCACCGTCTTTCGCGGGTCCCTCGGGCCATTCGAACTCCTGCCCCGGGACAAAATGGGAGGCCTCGCCCGAGTTCTTGTCCACCACCACCCGGCGCGCGCCGGTCTCGAGGATGCAGGAGGCGTCCAGGAACGGCGGCCCAAAGGCCGGATGATGACCCCACATGAGATCGAGGGTCTCGGCGCCCTCATTGGTCAGTTCCTCATCGATCTCAAGCACGGGGGTTTCGGTACGGATGGTCATGCGGCGCACAAGAAGGTAGGGCGAGCGCGGAGTGCGGCACCAGAGTTGGACACTCACGATGTCTGGGGTGTCTTCAAGGATTTCATAGCGCCACGGGATGCCCCAGACTTCTCCGTGCAGGCCCATTTCGACGCCCTTG
This genomic interval carries:
- a CDS encoding epoxyqueuosine reductase QueH, producing MADRKPSLLLHVCCGPCATSVLERLVPRFRVTALWYNPNIQPREEHDRRLDSARIVAREMTVPMIEMLGGADEWLDRVRGLESEPEGGLRCDVCFRCRLETVAGVAARLGFDRFATTLTVSPHKPASRVHPIAEELAQAFGVPFLAEDFKKQGGFQRTVELSRDLGLYRQTYCGCVLGRDGGR
- a CDS encoding dual specificity protein phosphatase family protein gives rise to the protein MEHSRINEHIWCGGALSPADWRRLYREGVRLDLSLQAETRDDFGDLMPEGELWLPADDWYMPSTDQLVIAARFIHTAVSLGKGIVVHCKHGIGRAPMTVACYLITQGMSSREAINFVRSRRPIVDPNPGQIAVVQDFERLTQVAAFDF
- a CDS encoding aldose 1-epimerase, yielding MFYIHERNFGCRINHELTYRGLRILTLENEFIKVTVLLDKGADVYEFIYKPLDVDFMWRSPKGVRPHANNFDMRPASVGPFADFYEGGWQECMPNGGRVCTYKGVEMGLHGEVWGIPWRYEILEDTPDIVSVQLWCRTPRSPYLLVRRMTIRTETPVLEIDEELTNEGAETLDLMWGHHPAFGPPFLDASCILETGARRVVVDKNSGEASHFVPGQEFEWPEGPAKDGGTWDISRMRPATERVSEMTYLTDLEEGWYAITNRNRLVGIGLSFDTSVFRHLWCWQNLGGEMGWPFWGRCYVMAVEPFSSIPAILTNAIEAGTQLVLKPGQTISTWIRAAAYEGRDSVERIDEAGRVL